A part of Gadus morhua chromosome 17, gadMor3.0, whole genome shotgun sequence genomic DNA contains:
- the dysf gene encoding dysferlin isoform X2 — protein sequence MLRVFLLAAERLLTADDDISDAYCSATYDGTKKKTKVVKNNPNPVWNEGFEWDLKGIPLDSAAEIHCVVKDHEKMGRNRFLGESRVSLRDVLNSPNLAACFTVSLMDTKRNNTGATLSLQVSYIPPPGAAPIYQPPAQPEPSHYSNPHVELDTITMISMDTMGEEDTESMLMLEPSEEQGLDDGGRSLVDSGPQGPQGRETPTAQTPKRPPPSYKAQAGLRKRRRGAGSQNRALPNKPQDLQVRVRIIEGRQLPGINIQPVVKVTVAGQTKRTCIRKGNNPVFDETFFLNFFESPSDLFDEPIFITVCDSRMLRHDAVIGEFKLDVGTVYSEHRHCFMRKWLLLSDPDDLSAGVKGYVKVSLLVLAAGDEPPADQKECVEEKEDIEGNLLRPAGLTLRGAQFSLRVFRAEDLPQMDDAFMDGMRQILGFDSNRKNLVDPLVEVHFAGKTICTKVLEKSANPQWNQCLSMPIRFPSMCEKMRLRVLDWDRASHNDIIGTAHLCMSKISAPGGEIDDEPSSRSLQSAMDDSLGFLPTFGPSWVNLYGSPREFHTFNDPHHTLNLGKGEGVSYRGRVLVELNTKLVERLEQRTEDIPSDDLLVVEKFLRKRKFSLFAAFYSATLLQDVDDAVQFEVSIGNYGNKFDYTCLPLASTTQFSRAVFDGCHYYYLPWGNVKPVVVLSSEWEDIRPRIEALNMLLHITNNLESNLRRVQLLVKAATDLEEVELAVVDLLDQVITDCSQELPSLDQWPCVTPLDKSLRNLRCLHLQQVLSGAQSLKHGPATDLSSVLELAQDWAARLRSLAEEPQNSIPDIVIWMMQGDQRVAYHRIPAHSVLFSHSHPGEHCGELQTVFLKYPQGTGAEAKLPGQLRVKVWFGLAADVKHFNQYAEGKLSVFAETYENQTRLALVGSWGTTGLTSPKFSDVTGRLKLPKESFKPSPGWSWAGDWFICPEKTMLYDTDAGHMTFTEEVFETQMRLPGGQWIGMPEGYTDVNGEKAVPKEEVEPPPGWVWDEVEWSEDLNRAVDDQGWEYGITIPPDRRPKSWVPAEKMYHTNRRRRWTRLRSRDLTSMAALRQRPDDSEREGWEYSSLFGWRFHLKPKKTDSFRRRRWRCRMEPLEKTGPAAIFALECSLSSIEDRSDEKSVTTTFGVNRPTISCFFQSGTRYQLRCYLYQARDLPSMDKDSFSDAYAIVSFLQQSQRTVTVRNCLNPCWDQTLIFYQLDVFGDPASTLATPPRIVIELFDQDSYGADEYMGRCVCEPSVSPSPRLAWFPIRRGDRDAGELLAAFELIRRDQPAIHHIPGQDGDFSASHIFEELLLPGVPSENLQQLPEDSDLPCLPPQREPNVFMVPQSIKPALRRTAIEILAWGVRNLKSFQMASVSCPSLQVECGGVVVQSCVIRSMKKKPNFDVNTLLIDVRLPVEELYMPPIVIKVIDNRQFGRKPVVGQCTIRCLDDFRCEPQEELEEQEEETGDMALTPRDDILIDIDDKEPLIPGQFTDGTSSAIINLASSRTSLHMSQWEEEFMDWWSKFYASTGETSRCGTYLEKGLDTLQVYDWELERVDAFGGLSDFCQTFKLYRGKTQEEGQDPSLVGEFKGMFRIYPLPGDASSPMPPRQFTQLPSSGVEDCVVRVYVIQAHDLQPKDSNGKCDPYVKISLGKKTISDQDNYVPCTLEPVFGKLYELTCTLPLEKDLRVALFDYDMLSKDEKIGETVIDLENRFLSRHGARCGLPSTYCTSGVNVWRDQQSPSQLLSRVCERRGLRRPVYQRDRLTFRGRQYTAADLDDGKPLNPHLGPLMERLSLLILRGLGLIPEHVETRPLYSPLQPEIQQGRLMMWVDVFPKSLGPPGPPFNITQRKAKKFFLRCIIWNTVDVILDDVSISGEKMSDIYVKGWLHGHEHNKQKTDVHYRSLGGEGNFNYRLLFPFHYLPAEQLCFVDRKEHFWSVDKTEKKIAPKLTIQIWDNDKFSFDDYLGHLEMDLNSMLRPAKSSVKCGLAMLQQAADQRVSLFQQKSVKGWWPCSCQLNGATTLAGKVEMSLEVVSEEEQEERPAGVGRDEPNMNPHLEEPKRPDTSFLWFSSPYKTMRFILWTRFKWFILLFIILFLVFLFFGVFLYSFPNYAAMKMVGPFGPAKAAQ from the exons GCACCAAGAAAAAGACCAAGGTTGTCAAGAACAACCCTAACCCAGTGTGGAATGAG GGTTTTGAGTGGGACCTGAAGGGAATTCCTCTGGATTCCGCAGCAGAGATCCACTGTGTGGTTAAAGACCACGAGAAGATGGGGAGGAACag GTTCCTGGGTGAGAGCAGGGTGTCTCTCAGGGATGTCCTCAACTCTCCAAACCTGGCGGCTTGCTTCACCGTGTCCCTGATGGACACCAAGAGGAACAACACTgga GCCACACTAAGCCTGCAGGTTTCCTACATCCCTCCCCCCGGAGCAGCGCCCATCTACCAGCCTCCCGCCCAGCCTGAGCCCTCCCACTACAGCAACCCCCACGTAGAGCTGGACACCATCACAA tGATCTCCATGGACAccatgggggaggaggacacaGAGAGCATGCTGATGCTGGAGCCCAGCGAGGAGCAGGGCCTGGACGACGGGGGCCGCTCCCTGGTGGActcgggcccccaggggccccagggCAGGGAGACCCCCACCGCCCAAACCCCCAagagacccccaccctcctaCAAAGCCCAGGCCggcctgaggaagaggaggaggggggccggcAGCCAGAACAGAGCCCTCCCCAACAAGCCCCAGgacctgcag gtgCGTGTCCGGATCATCGAGGGGAGACAGTTGCCGGGCATCAATATCCAACCAGTCGTCAAGGTAACCGTTGCCGGGCAGACCAAGAGGACCTGCATTCGTAAGGGGAACAACCCTGTGTTTGATGAG accttCTTCCTGAACTTCTTTGAGTCACCCTCCGACCTGTTTGACGAGCCAATCTTCATCACC GTGTGTGACTCTCGCATGCTGAGGCATGATGCTGTCATTGGAGAATTTAAG CTGGATGTGGGGACAGTCTACAGTGAGCACA GACACTGCTTCATGAGGAAGTGGCTGCTGCTCAGTGACCCTGACGACCTCTCggcaggggtcaaaggttacgTGAAGGTCAGCCTGTTGGTGCTGGCGGCGGGAGACGAACCCCCG gcggaCCAGAAGGAGtgtgtggaggagaaggaggacatcGAGGGGAACCTCCTGAGACCGGCCGGTCTGACCCTCAGAGGAGCACAGTTCTCCCTCAGAGTCTTCAGAGCTGAAGACCTCCCTCAGA tGGACGATGCCTTCATGGACGGGATGAGGCAGATCCTGGGCTTCGACAGCAACAGGAAGAATCTCGTTGACCCGCTGGTAGAGGTCCACTTTGCAGGCAAAACC ATCTGCACCAAAGTGCTGGAGAAGAGCGCCAACCCCCAGTGGAACCAGTGCCTGTCCATGCCCATCAGG TTTCCCTCCATGTGTGAGAAGATGAGGCTCAGAGTTCTCGACTG GGACCGGGCGAGTCACAATGACATCATCGGCACCGCCCACCTGTGCATGTCCAAGATATCAGCCCCTGGCGGAGAGATCGATG ATGAGCCGTCTTCTAGGAGTCTCCAGTCTGCCA tggACGACAGTCTGGGTTTCCTGCCAACCTTCGGGCCCAGCTGGGTCAACCTGTACGGGAGTCCGAGAGAGTTCCACACCTTCAACGACCCCCACCACACCCTCAACCTGGGGAAG GGTGAGGGCGTGTCGTACCGCGGCCGTGTCCTGGTGGAGCTGAACACCAAGCTGGTGGAGCGGCTGGAGCAGAGGACGGAGGACATCCCCTCAGATGacctgctggtggtggag aagttcctgaggaagaggaagttcTCTCTGTTCGCGGCGTTCTACTCCGCCACGCTCCTTCAGGACGTAGACGACGCCGTCCAATTCGAGGTCAGCATCGGTAACTACGGCAACAAGTTTGACTACACCTGTCTGCCGCTGGCTTCCACCACCCAGTTCAGCCGCGCTGTGTTTGACg GTTGTCACTACTACTACCTGCCGTGGGGTAACGTAAAGCCAGTGGTGGTCTTGTCGTCAGAATGGGAGGACATCAGACCCAGGATAGAAGCTCTCAACATGCTGCTGCACATCACAAACAACCTG GAGTCCAACCTGCGGCGGGTCCAGCTGCTGGTGAAGGCTGCGACtgacctggaggaggtggagctagCTGTGGTCGACCTGTTGGATCAGGTCATCACTGACTGCAG CCAGGAGCTGCCGTCTCTGGACCAGTGGCCGTGTGTGACCCCTCTGGACAAGTCGCTGCGTAACCTGCGCTGCCTCCACCTGCAGCAGGTGCTGTCGGGGGCCCAGAGCCTGAAGCACGGCCCCGCCACAGACCTGTCCTCCGTGCTGGAGCTGGCCCAGGACTGGGCCGCACGCCTCCGCTCCCTGGCTgaggag cctcaGAACAGTATTCCAGACATCGTGATCTGGATGATGCAGGGGGACCAGCGCGTGGCGTACCACCGCATCCCCGCCCACTCGGTGCTCTTCTCCCACTCCCACCCCGGGGAGCACTGCGGAGAGCTGCAGACCGTCTTCCTCAAG tatCCCCAGGGAACAGGAGCAGAGGCCAAGCTTCCTGGGCAGCTGAGAGTGAAAGTCTGGTTCGGATTGGCTGCGGACGTCAAGCATTTCAACCAATACGCTGAGGGCAAGCTGTCCGTGTTCGCAGAGACG TATGAGAACCAGACCCGGCTGGCCCTGGTGGGCAGCTGGGGGACCACGGGACTCACCTCCCCCAAGTTCAGTGACGTGACGGGCCGCCTGAAGCTGCCCAAGGAGAGCTTCAAGCCCTCCCCGGGCTGGAGCTGGGCGggggactggttcatctgcccCGAGAAgac GATGCTGTATGACACGGACGCAGGTCACATGACCTTCACAGAGGAAGTGTTTGAGACCCAGATGCGGTTGCCCGGGGGACAGTGGATCGGGATGCCGGAAGGGTACACAGATGTG AACGGGGAGAAGGCGGTGcctaaggaggaggtggagccccCTCCTGGCTGGGTGTGGGACGAGGTGGAGTGGAGCGAGGACCTCAACAGAGCTGTGGATGACCAag GCTGGGAGTACGGCATCACCATCCCCCCGGACCGCCGACCTAAGTCCTGGGTCCCCGCCGAGAAGATGTACCACAccaaccgccgccgccgctggacACGCCTCCGCAGCCGCGACCTCACCAGCATGGCCGCCCTccgacag CGTCCAGACGACTCTGAGCGGGAGGGCTGGGAGTACTCCTCTCTGTTCGGGTGGAGGTTCCACCTGAAGCCCAAGAAGACGGACtccttcaggaggaggaggtggaggtgtcgCATGGAGCCCCTGGAGAAGACCGGCCCCGCCGCCATCTTTGCTCTGGAGTGTTCCCTG AGCTCCATTGAGGACAGGAGCGATGAGAAGTCTGTCACCACCACCTTCGGAGTCAACAGACCCACCATCTCCTGCTTCTTTCAGA gtggGACGAGGTACCAGCTCAGGTGTTACCTGTACCAGGCGAGAGACCTGCCATCCATGGACAAGGACAGCTTCTCAG ACGCCTATGCCATCGTGTCCTTCCTGCAGCAGTCCCAGCGCACGGTGACGGTGAGGAACTGCCTGAACCCCTGCTGGGACCAGACGCTCATCTTCTACCAGCTCGATGTGTTCGGAGACCCCGCCTCCaccctggccacgccccctcgcATCGTGATCGAGCTATTCGATCAGGACTCCTAC GGGGCTGATGAGTACATggggcgctgtgtgtgtgagccctcggtaagcccctccccccgcctggCCTGGTTCCCTATTCGCCGAGGGGACAGAGACGCTGGCGAGCTATTGGCTGCCTTCGAGCTCATCCGGAGAGATCAG CCAGCGATTCATCATATCCCAGGTCAAGAT ggggaCTTTTCGGCCTCCCATATCTTTGAGGAG TTGCTCCTGCCAGGTGTCCCATCTGAAAACCTGCAGCaattg CCGGAGGACTCTGACCTGCCGTGCCTGCCCCCCCAGAGAGAGCCCAACGTCTTCATGGTCCCCCAAAGCATCAAACCAGCCCTGAGGAGGACCGCTATAGAG ATCTTGGCGTGGGGCGTGAGGAACCTGAAGAGCTTCCAGATGGCCAGCGTTTCCTGCCCCAGCCTGCAGGTGGAGTGTGGGGGCGTGGTCGTCCAGAGCTGCGTCATCCGCAGCATGAAGAAGAAGCCCAACTTTGACGTCAACACCCTCCTCATCGACGTG AGActcccggtggaggagctgtacATGCCCCCCATCGTCATCAAGGTGATAGACAACCGTCAGTTTGGCAGGAAGCCGGTGGTGGGCCAGTGCACCATCCGCTGCCTGGACGACTTCCGCTGTGAGccccaggaggagctggaggagcaggaggaggagacag GTGACATGGCCTTGACTCCCCGTGATGACATCCTGATTGACATCGATGACAAAGAGCCTCTCATACCTGGACAG tttacaGATGGGACCAGCTCTGCCATCATTAATCTTGCCTCCTCTCGCACTAGTCTTCAT ATGTCCCAGTGG gaggaggagttcatGGACTGGTGGAGTAAGTTCTACGCCTCCACCGGAGAGACCAGCAGATGCGGAACCTACCTGGAGAAGGGCCTGGACACCCTgcag gTGTACGACTGGGAGCTGGAGCGGGTGGACGCGTTCGGCGGTCTCTCAGACTTCTGCCAGACCTTCAAGCTGTACCGCGGGAAGACCCAAGAGGAAGGACAGGACCCCTCCCTGGTGGGGGAGTTCAag ggtaTGTTTAGGATCTACCCCCTGCCCGGTGACGCCTCCAGCCCCATGCCCCCCAGACAGTTCACCCAGCTGCCCTCCAGTGGTGTGGAGGACTGTGTGGTCCGGGTCTACGTCATACAGGCCCACGACCTGCAGCCGAAGGACTCCAACGggaag tGTGACCCCTACGTCAAGATCAGTCTGGGGAAGAAGACCATCAGTGACCAGGACAACTACGTTCCCTGTACCCTGGAACCTGTGTTTGGAAA GCTGTATGAGCTGACGTGCACGCTGCCTCTGGAGAAGGACCTGCGGGTGGCGCTGTTTGACTACGACATGCTGAGCAAAGACGAGAAGATCGGAGAGACCGTCATCGACCTGGAGAACCGCTTCCTGTCCCGCCACGGAGCCCGCTGCGGTCTGCCAAGCACATACTGCAC gtcggGGGTGAACGTGTGGCGGGACCAGCAGAGTCCCAGCCAGCTGCTGTCCAGGGTGTGTGAGAGGCGGGGCCTAAGACGACCCGTCTACCAGCGAGACCGTCTCACCTTCAGGGGCCGGCAGTACACGGCTGCAGACctag atgATGGTAAGCCTCTGAACCCCCACCTCGGACCCCTGATGGAGAGACTGTCTCTCCTCATCCTGAGGGgcctgggtttgattcccgaaCACGTTGAGACCAGACCACTGTACAGCCCTCTGCAGCCAGAGATACAGcag GGGAGGCTGATGATGTGGGTGGATGTGTTCCCCAAGTCCCTCGGACCCCCTGGACCGCCGTTCAACATCACCCAGCGCAAAGCCAAgaa GTTCTTTCTGCGCTGCATCATCTGGAACACCGTCGACGTCATCCTGGACGACGTCAGCATCAGTGGAGAGAAGATGAGTGACATCTATGTCAAGGG gtggcTTCACGGGCACGAGCACAACAAGCAGAAAACAGACGTGCACTACCGCTCGCTGGGAGGAGAAGGAAACTTCAACTACCgactcctcttccccttccacTACCTGCCCGCTGAACAGCTCTGCTTTGTCGATAGGAag gaaCACTTCTGGAGTGTGGATAAGACGGAGAAGAAGATTGCTCCTAAACTCACCATCCAGATCTGGGACAATGACAAGTTCTCCTTTGACGATTACCTTG GTCACCTGGAGATGGACCTGAACAGCATGCTGCGGCCGGCCAAGAGCTCGGTGAAGTGCGGGCTGGCGATGCTGCAGCAGGCGGCCGACCAACGCGTCTCGCTGTTCCAGCAGAAGAGCGTGAAGGGCTGGTGGCCGTGCAGCTGCCAGCTCAACGGGGCGACCACACTCGct